A window of Castanea sativa cultivar Marrone di Chiusa Pesio chromosome 1, ASM4071231v1 contains these coding sequences:
- the LOC142621557 gene encoding glutathione hydrolase 3, with the protein MSQEPDQVRVQDMEAPLLSNYVLAKYTNKKNKIWRRSLWFLVAFIAITIVGLIVSGSDLSSWALRGGSKYDTKIGADNTDIVESEHGVVAADDGRCSEIGAFMLRQGGHAVDAAVATALCVGVVNPMASGIGGGAFMMVRSSSTSQTQAFDMRETAPLAASENMYENNPVSKAVGALAMGVPGEIAGLHEAWLKYGRLAWRTLFQPAIKLAKDGFEIKPYLGNYINRYAKVIMNDPGLSQVFAPNGKVLEAGDTCYNVELSRSLEAVAEEGPQALYNGTVGEKLVKDVRVAGGILTMEDLRNYTVEVTDAMAVNVMGYTILGMPPPSSGTLGLSLVLNIFESYGNSNAAKGDLGLHRLVEALKHMFAVRMNLGDPNFVDISNYTSDMLSPSFAKQIQQKILDNTTFPPEYYMSRWSQLRDHGTSHFCIVDADRNAVSMTTTVNYPFGALVLSPSTGIVLNNEMDDFSTPTEISPDKLPPAPSNFIKPNKRPLSSMTPIIVTKDDELAGVIGGSGGMNIVPAVLQVFLNHFILGMEPLAAVQNPRVYHKLIPNVVCYENWTVIDGYHIELSDERKIFLEERGHQLKAQAGGAIVQLVVQTLQNYIYMGRKSGKYSNANLFHGTLTAVSDPRKDGRPAAV; encoded by the exons ATGTCCCAGGAACCTGACCAAGTTAGAGTG CAAGACATGGAAGCTCCACTTCTGAGCAATTATGTGTTGGCCAAGTACACCAACAAGAAGAACAAGATTTGGAGGAGATCTCTGTGGTTCCTTGTTGCATTTATAGCCATTACAA TTGTAGGCCTTATAGTCAGTGGCAGTGACTTAAGTTCCTGGGCACTAAGAGGAGGAAGCAAGTATGATACAAAAATTGGAGCTGATAATACTGATATTGTTGAGTCAGAACATGGTGTTGTTGCTGCTGATGATGGCCGTTGTTCTGAAATTGGCGCATTCATGCTTAGGCAGGGAGGGCATGCTGTTGATGCTGCAGTGGCAACCGCATTGTGTGTCGGTGTTGTTAATCCTATGGCAAGTGGGATTGGAGGTGGAGCCTTCATGATGGTCAGGTCCTCCTCAACCTCACAAACCCAAGCTTTTGACATGAGGGAAACTGCTCCGTTAGCAGCTTCAGAG AATATGTATGAGAACAATCCCGTGTCCAAAGCTGTTGGTGCACTCGCAATGGGAGTTCCTGGAGAGATAGCTGGCCTTCATGAAGCTTGGTTGAAATATGGCCGTTTGGCTTGGAGAACTCTATTCCAACCTGCCATAAAACTTGCTAAAGATGGATTTGAGATCAAACCTTATCTTGGAAATTACATTAATAGGTATGCAAAGGTAATCATGAACGACCCAGGTTTAAGCCAAGTATTTGCGCCAAATGGGAAGGTATTAGAAGCAGGTGATACATGCTACAATGTGGAACTCAGTCGCAGCTTAGAGGCAGTGGCAGAGGAGGGGCCACAAGCTTTATACAATGGGACTGTTGGCGAGAAGTTAGTGAAGGATGTGAGAGTGGCAGGTGGAATTTTGACAATGGAGGATTTAAGGAATTATACAGTGGAGGTGACGGATGCAATGGCTGTGAATGTGATGGGCTACACTATACTTGGAATGCCACCTCCTTCAAGTGGAACACTCGGCCTTTCTCTG GTTTTAAACATATTTGAAAGCTATGGAAATTCCAATGCTGCAAAGGGAGATCTTGGCCTACATCGCCTGGTTGAAGCACTGAAACACATGTTTGCTGTCCGAATGAACTTGGGTGACCCTAACTTTGTTGACATAAGTAATTATACATCTGACATGCTCTCCCCATCTTTTGCGAAGCAAATTCAGCAAAAGATACTTGACAACACCACTTTCCCCCCCGAATACTATATGAGCAG GTGGAGTCAGCTTAGAGATCATGGAACCAGTCATTTCTGCATTGTAGATGCAGATAGAAATGCTGTATCAATGACCACTACTGTAAATTATCCTTTTGGAGCATTGGTTCTCTCTCCTTCTACTGGGATTGTGCTGAATAATGAGATGGATGACTTCTCTACACCCACAGAAATTTCGCCTGACAAACTCCCTCCTGCtccttcaaattttattaaaccAAATAAGAGACCATTATCTTCAATGACTCCAATCATTGTAACCAAG GATGATGAGCTGGCAGGGGTCattggtggtagtggtggtatGAACATAGTTCCAGCAGTACTCCAGGTTTTTCTTAACCATTTTATCTTGGGGATGGAACCATTAGCTGCAGTTCAGAATCCAAGAGTTTACCACAAG CTAATACCTAATGTGGTTTGTTATGAAAACTGGACTGTGATTGATGGCTATCACATTGAGCTTTCAGATGAAAGAAAGATTTTCTTAGAAGAGAGGGGTCATCAACTGAAGGCCCAGGCAGGGGGAGCTATCGTCCAGTTGGTTGTTCAAACCCTCCAAAACTACATTTACATGGGAAGAAAAAGTGGAAAATATTCTAATGCCAACCTTTTCCATGGTACACTCACTGCTGTAAGTGACCCTAGAAAGGATGGGAGGCCTGCAGCTGTGTAG
- the LOC142639692 gene encoding AP-4 complex subunit sigma: MGIRFILMVNKQGQTRLAQYYEYLTLEERRALEGEIVRKCLARNEQQCSFVEHRNYKIVYRRYASLFFLVGVDNDENELAILEFIHLLVETMDRHFGNVCELDIMFHLEKAHFMLEEMVMNGCIVETSKTNILQPIQLMEKSS, translated from the exons ATGGGGATCAGATTCATATTGATGGTTAACAAACAAGGACAAACCCGTCTTGCCCAATACTACGAGTACCTTACTCTCGAAGAACGTCGTGCTCTCGAAGGTGAAATCGTTCGCAAATGCCTTGCCCGTAACGAGcaacag TGTTCTTTTGTTGAGCATCGGAACTACAAAATTGTATACAGGCGCTATGCATCACTGTTTTTTCTGGTTGGAGTTGACAATGATGAG AATGAACTTGCGATTTTGGAATTCATTCATCTCTTGGTTGAAACCATGGATCGTCATTTTGGCAATGTG TGTGAGCTAGACATCATGTTCCATTTGGAGAAAGCGCATTTTATGCTGGAGGAAATGGTCATGAATGGGTGTATTGTGGAGACAAGCAAGACTAATATTCTGCAGCCGATACAGCTGATGGAAAAATCATCGTGA